In Gossypium arboreum isolate Shixiya-1 chromosome 3, ASM2569848v2, whole genome shotgun sequence, the sequence ttataaatttaataaaaatttaaaaatagttgggtaattcatttaaaataataagaaatcaaTTTCCAATTAATAATGGGTTCTTAAAATAATctttaatataatatttggtaTCTAAACTTCAcattttcttaatttaatatcttttTTGTCCATATAGTATCCAAATTTGACTTTTTTCTTAAATTGGAACTTATATTTTTGGGATTTAATTTAATACTCGAACTTGACTCTTTTTCCTACTTTGGCaactaatctttttttttttatcatgagaggtcaaagtgtaattttattatatactAACTTAAAATCTTATCAATTCTAAAGGTCCAAaagtaaaaattttcattttggaaGATTAGGTGCCTACCTCACACCAACATTGCTCTTGAGTTTACTTATTCGAGTTATTTTGAgttctaattaatttaattttagattCAACCAGCTCAATGGGTtcgtaaataatttaataatatttacaggGTTGGTGGATTTCCCATGGAAGTAATAATTTGGATATAGAAAGGAAGCTCATTAAAGAGATGTGTAGAAGCCAACCTAGACTCAATCATCTTTGATCTAAGCACTACAAATTTTGTAAGAGGTACAATTAAAATTTGTTAAAGTTTTAGTACTTGAATTTCATTTTTTtccattatttttctttttaacgaCCACTTAAAATATTTGCTTAATAATGGACTTTAAATAATCTATTACATAGATAATTTGAATATGATGTTTAAGCCATCAATTTATTGGTTCAACTTGTTCGATTAAATAAATTCTCAAAACTGAAGCAGAAGAGAGCTTTTTCAGTCCTTTCTATGCCGGTATGCAGTGAGATGTTGAAGTTGACATGGAAGAGAGCTTTCTTGTTCCGATCCATTCAATCCCAAGGGTTCGATGAGATGAGTTGAGGTGGTGACCGGGGATGTTGAAGTTGACTGCAACCTAGGAATTCGTCATCTCTCTGGTGCATCCTTCAGTCAAAATATGAGTGTTGCATGAAAGAAATTTCTTTCATTAGGATGTATTGTGAATATTATAGGCGCATATCGATGAGACTTTAACTTACATTCTTAATGTTCATAGACTTGTATTTGGTTGGCAGGGATCTAACCTCTTGCTGATGTAAATCCGGTCTCCTTTTAATGGTGGACAGTTTgcaatagaaagagttgaatattggAGAGATGATATGTGGCTCCCTTAGATGGCAGATGCTCCAGATTTCGACAAAAATCTATTGTCAAATCTTGAAGAGAGGTGAGGTTTCCCAACCACTCAGGTAAAGTTGTGACTCCATCAAATCCAGAAATAATTAAATACTTGAGTGCGGCTAGGTGTTGAAGATAATCTCATCCATTCAATGTCAAAATTTCAAGGGAAGAGTGGAGGTGGTGGGAATTCATCTAGCTCTTGTGAGAAAGGGCCCAATTTCAATGTCTTCAAACTGAAGACAAGTACAGGTTCGCAATCCACTTGTTAATCCGTCTAATTTAtcctatatatatacatattttgataaaattttgataaaatcaCAAGTTGCTAGCAgataagagaagaaaaaaatgcaaaagagttgataaaatctaaaaatacacAGCATAATTTCTAAAGCGAAGATTTGGAGCATTAATCACCACCACATGGTCTGTCGAAAGCGAAGGACTTTGGATATTAATCTCACTTGCATTCGCAACGGAACATTCAGTAAAAGCCAAATCTTGTAAGACATGACAATTGGAAATTAACCTATTAATGGAATCACCGAAAAGTACCAAGCTTGTAAGGTACAAAGCTTTCAAATTACCTAAACAAACGTCAGATGAGACCTCAATCTTAGAACCTTCTGCATTCAATTTCAGTGTCACCAGTGAGTGGCAAGTGAATTAAACAGCTGGTAAAGTATCCTCAACACCACGGTACAATGCAGCACATATCCAATCAGAGACACCAAAATCATGATCTCCATCATTCCATGAAGAAATCCCATCATCACGTAGCCTAAAGCAATCTAAACTTACTTGATCGGGGAATTTCAACAACCTATCAACAAAGTTCTTGAAGCTGTCAACGTTTCTGTCAGTCAAACACACGCAGCAAAGAACGATCAAATACAATGGTAGAAATTGAAGCAAAGAGGTATCTCCACTTGTTTGAAATAATAGAGGTTCGAACTGCTTCTTTAATGGGAAGGAATGACAAAATACTACAAAGAATATGATCTGGAAAACTACTGATCCTGTCTTCCACACACATCGCCATAAGATAAGAAAACTACAGACCTTAGTAGAGGGGCCTTGATTGTACTTCCACCAAAAAATTTCATTATGTATTGTGAAAATTATAGTAGCTTATTAGAGTACGATTTTCTTGACAGGGACCTTCAGCCTCTTGTCGATGTTATGTTACATTAGAGGGGCTTCTTGatactattttatcttatggATAGAATTTATAGGCAACCAATTTGATtttgtatatataaattttgagaagtttaaaaatggttttgaaatattcaaaattttgttttgaattagtgaattatTTGAAATTCTTtatttaacttaaatttaaaaattataaaatggttaTTTAAAATGGTTAaactatttgaaatttttattcaaGTCATTAGGatgataaatttttttaaataaaacgagcccttgaaaaaattaagaaaaaaaaggtGTAGCAAAGACAAAAAGATCATACATCAATTATTTTAACAGATTAACGACAGATTAATGACGtcaattaaaacttttaaataattcaattaagtgaCCAATTTAATCACCTATGTAATTTAccctatatataattatttttatatacatattttctaaaaattttaataaaatcacAAGTTGCTAGCAAATAAGAGAAGaaagattaataaaatataaatttcttCATCCacaaaaatgcaaaaaaaaaaaaatccaaacccCTATTAAATTGAAATCTTTCGACTTAAAATTGAATTTGTATTTCACATGGTAATTTAGTACTACAAAATCACAATTAGacatttctttgaattttttagtAACTGCAATAATTGGTTGCGGGCTTTCTCTCTTTGTGTCGCAGTCAGACCCCTCACTCTTATTATGAGCTTTTCCAGAACTATTGCATTATCGAAGAAATAACTAATCATATATGCCTCTCAGAGTATGAAATTTGCATCTCAATCTCCTTGAGGTGAAATAACAGACAAGAAGGAACTTCTGTAAGTAAAGTCTTCCACCGAGTTCCTACAACATCCTAAACTCATGACAAAAGAAGAAAAGTTATTTGATTTGTACCATGAATTTAGGTGATCTCGCATGCTACCGATTTCTTTCAAGTTTATCGTAACTGTGGATATAACCAACACTAAAACAATCAATTGCAACAAATACACATGCTTAAACAAAGACTTACGTACATACCGAAAAACTGAATTTAAGTGTCTTTAGATTAGGAGCACAATATAGAAACTCCACAAGCCAAGTTTCTCTCCCATAAAAATTGAATTCAATAAGGTTGTCAAACATAGGAAATGGACTTGTTGGGGGAATCTGCGCACACGAAAATTTGGAGTTTTTATATAatgttgaaagaaagaaaaacacaTGAATACTAAGTTTACTAACCAGTCCATCAATGACTAAGGTTAGAGACCGAACATTGCAAATTCCTTGAATAAGACGAGTTGCATTTATTTCATCATCACTGAAAAGATGAGTTGCAGTAGTTTCATCATCTTCGGAATCACTTGTTTCATCACCTTCGAAATCAAACGCGTCGATGCGAATATCGGCATTTTCTAGGGAGTCCATGTTACTCAGAGTATAACCATTAACTATTTTGGAGTAATATCGAAAATAAACCAGATTTGGAGCATTAATCACCAGCACATAATTGAAACCTCCGACGTCTTccgaaaaaaaaatctaaaaccaGTTGCTTAAGCGAAGGACTTTGGATGGTAAGCTCACTTGTATTCGCAACAGAACAGTCAGTAAAAGCCAAATCTTCTAAGACATGACAATTGGAAATCAATCTATTGATGGAATCACCGAAAAGAACCCAGTGTTCAAGCCACAAAGTCTTCAGATTCCCTAAACAAACGTCAGGTGGGACCTCAAGCTTAGAACCTTTTCCTTCCAATGTCAGTTTCACCAGTGAATGGCAAGTGAATAAAACAGGTGGAGCATCCCCAAGATTATCTAATTGCAAATCAATTTCCTTAACACCACGGCACAGTGCGGCACATATCCAACCAGAAACATCAAAATCATGATCTTCATCATTCCATGAAGAAATCCCATCAGTTAGCCTAAAGCAATCTAAACTTACTTGATCGGGGAATTTCAATAACCTATCAACAAAGTTCTTGAAGCTGTCAACATTTCTGTCAGTCAAACCACTCAGTAAACAACGATCAAATTCAATGGTAGAAATTGAAGGAAAGAGGTATCTCCACTTGGTTGAAATAATAGAGGTTCGAACTGCTTCTTTAATAGGAAGGAAAGACAAAATATGACAAAGAATATGATCCGGGAAACTACTGATTCTGTCTTCGGAACACATCGCTATAAGATAAGAAAACTGCAGACCTGTCCGACGGCCGGCGATAGGAAACGGAGAGTTTTCGCTTTTGTTTTGTGGTTCGGCTTCACTAGCTTATGTCCGGCTTCGAACTCTGATGGCGGCCGTGGGTGGCGGAACTACAAAAATTTAGGGTTAAATGTCAAAAACGTGCGgactctctatttatagttaaaTTTGTCAAAATCGACACTATAGATCAAATTACAATATCGGCTAGTGTAGAAGGAAGGAAGAGAAAGATCTTTGCTTTTGTAGAAGCAGCTAGATATACAAAAATTTAGCGCTAAATGTCAAAATCGGTGCGtactctctatttatagttaaaTTTGTCAAAATCGACACTATAGATCAAATTACATATCAGCAAATGAGATCAAAACATATatatcattaaaaattaaatcttatcAGATTACATGAAATTTGATTTGTTTATGTTAAGTTACTTGAATTTAAATGGTTGTTTTACTAAATTTAAATAAGGAAAAGTAAATTACGCTATATTTCGCTCAATTAATTTCAAAAgactataaaattataattaatttaagtaaaatttttaaataattcaataactaTTTTATGATTTGTACATTACACAAGAAGCTTTGAGAGAAAATGAATATTAAGCTATGGAGATTTGTACATTCTTATAAATAGAAAaaattttgaatagttcaataaccATTATTCCTGTTACAGGCTACTAACTTTGGTTCAAGACAGGCCATTGAAGATGAAAGTTTAAGAACTCTAGAATTTAGTTTGTTAGAATACTACTCTCTGTAATGAACTGATGTTTGAAGATAATGGGACATCAACACCCTTGATTTGACTATGGAACTCACACCACCAATTCCTGATTTGATTATAGAACTCACACCACTAACGCTTGTGCTTCACATCACTGTATCATTGTGATGGTCAGTATTAAAAGATttcttgaattttaatttacacttTCATATCACttaaaattgttttataaaaatttaaactgtaaaaaaataaaaaaattaacagttcaataacttaaattataattttaattaatttaatgatcTTCAATAAAATTTaccttatttataaatattttctatacatatttttgaaaattattgaTAAAATCACATGTTGCTTGCATATTTGACAATTCAATCACAAAAACACCATATACAAAATATTGGCGGTGAGTATTTGATTGAGTTAAAAAATTTCGAGTCAGTTGAGTTGAAGAATCCTATTTTAACAATccaattcaatttaaattttttacgaATCTAATtaaaaaatttcgagtcaaatCAAATCGAGTTAacgaatattattatttatactcaatgttgtgTTTATTCGATTgagttaaaaattttcaatttagtcgaaTTGATTTAATACTATTTTTGTAATCGAACTCAATTTAGATTTTTTTGAATCAAGTCAAAAATTTTGAGTCAAATTaatgaatcctattatttatacctAATGTTTCGTTTACATAGactgattatttaactagtagacaaaatataagattatttaactatataaataatataataatcttatttttaactttatgactaaacatttatcaaaacgaaataattttatattttttattcaaattttaaataactCAAATTGTATAATTCATATTCAAGTTAAACAGAAAAACttaaatttttagtttaaattgatccaaataacttaattaactcaaataactcgaactatttaattaaaatttaaattttttatcaaaatttttgaatcaaATCAGATTTTACTCGCCCTTAATCATTAAGTTGCTCACAGATAAAAAAAAGATGGATTggattataaattttacaatcttTACCCacaaaaatgcaaaaaaaaaaatctgcACCTCTATAAAATTGACTCAAAGCCAAATTCGCATTTCACAAGAATCTGATGATTCAGTTGCCTTCAAAAACTGTTTAAAAAAAAAGTACAGAACTCCTAATAACAAaattgaaattgagaagtaaataAGCTCAACCTAAACAATAAAAGAAATTAACCTCAAATAGTTCTCTATAGAACAGCAGTAGAACAGTAAAATTAAAAGCAGGTAAACAAGTTCAGTATTTTTCGTAATCAGCATCCTACGTTCAGTCCTCGTCTTCGGAATCCGCACCGGCAGCAGCATTAAGGGTGTGTAATCGATCAATCAACTTAGCTTTCCTTTCCTCGTACGTCAGCTTCTTCAAGTTGAACCTGCAATTAGAAAACACGAACCCGGTAAAACAAAGCATAGAGAAATTTCAAGCTGTACGAGTTTCGTAGCATCTGAACGAAACAGGTTGCAGATGAAAACCGACCTCTTGTGTTGCTTAGGAGGAGCCTTTTCAGACTTCTTTGCAGAGGGATCGGCACGGATTGCAGCGTGAACCTTCTTGTACAAGGACTCGATGTTATCTGCTTCGATTCCTCTCTTAATATACTCGCTGAAGTGAGACTGATACTTTTCTGGCTCGTCTTCCATCAAAATCTACACAAGAACATATATTATATTAACTAACAAAACTATATAAATGGGATGAACAATGATATACAGATAGCTTTTTTTTACCCTCATATATGAGGCTACGTGACCACCATAAATGTATTTGCGGTGAACTTCAGCATCAAGCTGCTTACTATCCTTGGAGAACCCGGCGAATCTCTTATCACTATGAGGAATATCCAAACCGGCATCCAAAGCTCCCTGACAAAAGCAAATTCTATTAACTCGATAGTTTAAAACTCGAGTAAATCAAAAGCCCTAACCGATTACATTAGATTGAATTCTTGACCAAAAATGAAAATCAAATGCTTAAAAGGCACGCATAAATGTTTCAGCTATGAATTGGTCTCTTACCTCGATCCAAGCTTACAAAGAAAAGGGAACTCAAAGGAAAAACAGTACAAACTAACAGCCATTGCATCACAAAAGTGGACAATTCACaacaaaaaaagaaatgaaacGATCACTCTGAATCACATCTATAAGCCAACAGCTTTATATCTAAAACAGATACACTTgtgattaaatttttatcataccTTTAGTGCACCAAAAACATTGTTTCCAGTGGTTGTCCTGATCAGTCCTACATCAAGGAGAGCTCGGAAAGGCCTCCTTGTGTCAGTTGGCTCAACTGAGAAATCCTCTCCGGTAGCCTAGGAATATATAAACCTTCAATAAAGAAACTACACGAAATGGACCATAATATGGTAGCGAGATCGTATATGTAAAATACCTCCACATTGCCTTGATATTCATCGTCCATTTCCAGTAACTTAAGGACACGGCGTCCCAAAAGTAATCCAGTGCAATAAGCTGGCCAAATGTATATATGAGAAATAGAACTGATTTATCTATACACAATCCACGTCAAATTAATAGCTTACCAGCGGCATAGTTTGTAAGACCTACTTCAAGTCCATAACGAGGAAGCTCATGTGAGTAAGCCGAAGCAAGAACCATATCACCAGTAATATTGGCAGAAATTATTTGTGCGGTGATATCTTTGTTGCTCTAATCACAAAGGTTAAGGTTTGAAACATAAATCAAAATAAAGTTACAAACTAGAAAACTGAACCCAACAAAGACATGGTGATCCATGTCAGCAACGGTTGcataattaaattacttaacgAGCTATGCTTAGACAACATAAAACCATGGTATGAAAACAAAAGATTTATCAACTATAAGTTATAAGACACTGTAAAAAATAAGCAGATTTTCAGATACAAATCGAAACAACGAATCAGTTTAGAGAACCTAATGCAACTGTTTGAACTAGTAAGCTTTtgcccaaagttttcaaaatcgGACTGGTGCTCAAACTGGTCAGGCCACTGGTTTGCTGGTTTAACCAGTTctattaaataaatcattaaaaaattccAATTCAACCAGTCCGTACGAGTTCCCAGGTCAACCAATCTAATACATCTTCTCAGACCAGTACCCCAGCCAGTTCTCAATCCAACCGGTCCAACTAACCGGTCCAGTCAATACATATCAATTTCAAAGGCTACATACATTATGTACTCTCTATA encodes:
- the LOC108475726 gene encoding uncharacterized protein LOC108475726, whose amino-acid sequence is MDSLENADIRIDAFDFEGDETSDSEDDETTATHLFSDDEINATRLIQGICNVRSLTLVIDGLIPPTSPFPMFDNLIEFNFYGRETWLVEFLYCAPNLKTLKFSFSVCT
- the LOC108475725 gene encoding putative F-box/LRR-repeat protein At3g49150, with protein sequence MCSEDRISSFPDHILCHILSFLPIKEAVRTSIISTKWRYLFPSISTIEFDRCLLSGLTDRNVDSFKNFVDRLLKFPDQVSLDCFRLTDGISSWNDEDHDFDVSGWICAALCRGVKEIDLQLDNLGDAPPVLFTCHSLVKLTLEGKGSKLEVPPDVCLGNLKTLWLEHWVLFGDSINRLISNCHVLEDLAFTDCSVANTSELTIQSPSLKQLVLDFFFGRRRRFQLCAGD
- the LOC108474474 gene encoding 60S ribosomal protein L5-like, encoding MGFVKAQKTKAYFKRFQVPFKRRREGKTDYRARIRLTNQDKNKYNTPKYRFVVRFSNKDITAQIISANITGDMVLASAYSHELPRYGLEVGLTNYAAAYCTGLLLGRRVLKLLEMDDEYQGNVEATGEDFSVEPTDTRRPFRALLDVGLIRTTTGNNVFGALKGALDAGLDIPHSDKRFAGFSKDSKQLDAEVHRKYIYGGHVASYMRILMEDEPEKYQSHFSEYIKRGIEADNIESLYKKVHAAIRADPSAKKSEKAPPKQHKRFNLKKLTYEERKAKLIDRLHTLNAAAGADSEDED